The genomic interval TCATCAATACGAGGGGACCGTCCTCGGGGACCCCGTCCAGGACCTCCGCCCGGCCGAGGTTTCCGAGCGTCCAAAGGAGCGCATCGATGACGGTATTGCCCGTCACGAAGATTCGTTCCTCGGACACCCCCTCGCGCCTCAGGTTCTCCGCATCTCCCGGGGTCGGAGCGAAGAAAAGGGAGGCCAGCCGGTCGGCGAGCACCCGATTGGCCTCCTCCGGGAAGGGAAGGGCCATGTTGTGACTGCGCAGCCCCGCCTCGACATGCCCGACCGGGACGCCGCGGTAGAAGCCCGCCAGGGCGGCCCCGAGCGTCGTCGTCGTGTCCCCGTGCACCAGCAGCATGTCCTGCGGGCTCCCGTCCAGGAAGGCGCCGACCCCCAGCAGAACCGCCGAGGTCACGTGATCGAGGGTCTGGCGTTCCCTCATGACGTTCAGGTTGACGTCCGCCGCGATTCGGAAATGGGCCAGAGCCTGCTGCAGCATGTCGGTGTGCTGCCCGCTGGCCAGGACCGTCACGACAAAGCGCCCATCCTCCTTCAGCAGCCGCACGAGCGGCGCCATCTTGATGGCCTCCGGCCGGGTCCCGACGACACAGGCTATCCTATGCATGAAGCGCCCCCGCCTCCTTCGTTCGCCGTTGTCCATGTCCTCCAGTTCATCTCTTCCAATCCATGTCCTCCACGGGAAGTCGTCAGGAGAGGCGCGCGTAGACCATAAGCCCGCCCGCCAGGGACGCCGACTGCATCAGCACCAGGCAGACGACGGCCCAGAGGGGAGAGCCCGTAAGCCCCATCAGACGGTGGTGCAGGTGTCCCTTGTCGGGATAGAACGGGGACCGGCCCATCAGGATGCGCCGGCTAAAGGCGATCATCGTGTCCAGAACGGGCATCCCGCCGAACAGCAGGAGCAGCAGGACCAGCTCGTTCAGTCCGACTCCCCGAAGCGTCGGAGCCGCGGCGGTCAGAAAATGGGCGGAGAAGAGATAGCCCAGCAGGGTGCTGCCCCCATCCCCCAGAAAGGTCCGGGCACGGGGAAAGTTCCAGCACAGGACCCCCAGCGCCGCCGCCGCCATGACCACCCCGACCGGGGTGGCCCCCAGAAAGGCCAGCCCCGCCGACGAGGCGATGAAAAGGGAGATGCACAACCCATTGACCCCATCGATCAGATTATAGGCGCTCGTGACCCCCGCAATCCAGACGGCGCACGCAAAGGCCGTCAGAGGGGGCAACCCCAGCGGCAGGACCGCCAGAGCCGAGCTCAGGAGATGGAGCCCCAGCCTCAGGAACGGGCTCAGCGAGCGCATGTCGTCGATATAGCCGATGAGAAAGACGATCGTGGCCCCGAGCGCGGTGAAACGCACGGAGGGCGCTTCCGCCACCGCGTAGAGCGCCCACAGGAGATACCCCGTCCAGAGCACCAGCCCGGCGCCGCGGGGCATCTGGCCCGTGTGGATCTTCCGAGCATCGGGCAGGTCGAGAATCCGGTAACTGCGGGCCAAGCGAATAGAGAGCGGCGTAGCCAGGCCGCCCCAGAAAAAGCCCCCGAGCCCCAGCAGAAAAAGTCCGGCATCGATCAAGGAGGGCAGCCCCCTACTTGGTCCCGTACAGGCGGTCCCCCGCGTCGCCGAGCCCGGGGACGATATAGCCGTGGTCGTTCAGGTGGCTGTCCAGGGCCGCGATGAAGATATCGGCCTCCGGGTGCTCCCTGTGGACGCGCTCGATCCCCTCGGGTGCAGCGATGAG from uncultured Fretibacterium sp. carries:
- the wecB gene encoding UDP-N-acetylglucosamine 2-epimerase (non-hydrolyzing) gives rise to the protein MHRIACVVGTRPEAIKMAPLVRLLKEDGRFVVTVLASGQHTDMLQQALAHFRIAADVNLNVMRERQTLDHVTSAVLLGVGAFLDGSPQDMLLVHGDTTTTLGAALAGFYRGVPVGHVEAGLRSHNMALPFPEEANRVLADRLASLFFAPTPGDAENLRREGVSEERIFVTGNTVIDALLWTLGNLGRAEVLDGVPEDGPLVLMTAHRRESWGEPLARICRGVAALVEAHPEVRVLAPLHKNPAVREVVRRELGGFSRVILTEPLSYPDFVSVMNRSLFIVSDSGGIQEEASALRKPVLILRDLSERPEAIASGTGVLVGTDPEAIFRESLRLLEDPGYRGTFLKRGMPFGDGRASERIRDILLDYLDSLAGGIGG
- a CDS encoding MraY family glycosyltransferase, with product MIDAGLFLLGLGGFFWGGLATPLSIRLARSYRILDLPDARKIHTGQMPRGAGLVLWTGYLLWALYAVAEAPSVRFTALGATIVFLIGYIDDMRSLSPFLRLGLHLLSSALAVLPLGLPPLTAFACAVWIAGVTSAYNLIDGVNGLCISLFIASSAGLAFLGATPVGVVMAAAALGVLCWNFPRARTFLGDGGSTLLGYLFSAHFLTAAAPTLRGVGLNELVLLLLLFGGMPVLDTMIAFSRRILMGRSPFYPDKGHLHHRLMGLTGSPLWAVVCLVLMQSASLAGGLMVYARLS